TCGCTCGCGGACATCACCCGCGCGCACGGGATCCCGTTCCATCACGTGCCGTTCCCGGCCGGCGATCCCGAGGGCAAGGCGGCCGCCTTCGCCGAGGTAGCGAAGCTGGTCGACGAACACGACCCGAACGCGATCGTGCTGGCGCGCTTCATGCAGGTGCTGCCCGCCGAACTGTGCGCCGCGTGGGCCGGGCGCGCGCTGAACATCCACCACAGCTTCCTGCCGTCGTTCATCGGCGCGAAGCCGTATCACCAGGCGCACACCCGCGGCGTCAAGCTGGTCGGCGCGACCTGCCATTACGTGACCGCGGACCTGGACGCCGGGCCGATCATCGAACAGGACGTGATCCGGGTCGACCACGGCGATTCGGTGGCCGACCTGGTGCGCAAGGGCCGTGACATCGAAAAGGTCACCCTGGCCCGCGGCCTGCGCTGGCACCTCGAAGGCCGCGTTCTGGTGCACGGCAACAAAACGATGGTGTTCTGATGACCTGGGACCGGATCAAGTTCTGGGGAATGCTTGTCGTGTTCGCCGGTTTGCTGGTCCTCAGCATCGTCTCGCTGAACACGTCCGGCGTGACCTGCGGTGGCCAAGACATGCACGCCGGGGACACCTGCATTACCAGCGGCACCGTCCGCGGCCAGGACGAGCAGGCGTCGGAGAACGGCGGCCGCGACTGGATCGGCGTCGCTATCGGCGGCGTCGGCGTGCTCGGCTACGCGGTGTACGGCGCGTTCCAACTGCGCGACCGGCGCAAGAAGGCGTGAGTGCCGTGGTTCCGGGTTCGCCCCGGAACCACGGCTCGTTTCTCACGCGCCGATCGTCGAAACGTCGATCACGAACCGGTACCGCACGTCGCTGCCCTCGACCCGCGAGTACGCCTCGTTCACCTGGTCCGCGGTGATCTTCTCGATCTCCGCGCCGACCCCGTGCTCGGCGCAGAAGTCCAGCATCTCCTGTGTTTCGGCGATCCCGCCGATCATCGAACCCGCCAGCACGCGGTTGCCGCCGAGCAGGGAGAACACGTTGTACTCCAACGGTTCCCCCGGCGCGCCGACGTTCACCATCGCGCCGCCGACGCGCAGCAGGCTGAGGTAGGCATCGACCGGAAGCTTCGCCGAGACGGTGTTGAGGATGACGTCGAACCGGCCGGCGAGGGTCTGGAAAGTCGACTCGTCGCTGGTCGCGTAGTAGTCCTTCGCACCGAGACGGAGGCCGTCTTCCTGCTTCTTCAAGCTCTGGCTGAGCACCGTGACCTCGGCGCCCATCGCGACCGCCAGCTTCACGGCCATGTGCCCGAGCCCGCCCAGCCCGACGACGGCGACCTTCTTGCCCGGGCCGGCGCCCCACCGGCGCAGCGGAGAGTAGGTCGTGATGCCCGCGCACAGCAGCGGCGCGGCGATGTCCAGGTCGATGCCCTCCGGGATGCGGCAGACGAACGCGTCCTTCACGACGATCTGCTGGCTGTAGCCGCCGTAGGTGTTCTCGCCGTCGAACCCGACTCCGTTGTAGGTCTGCACGTTGCCCTTGACGCAGAACTGCTCGGAGCCCGCCCGGCAGTACTCGCACTCGCCGCAGGAATCGACCATGCAGCCGACCCCGACCCGGTCTCCGACCTGGTACTTGGTGACCGCCGAGCCGACCGCGGCGACCACGCCGGCGATCTCGTGGCCCGGCACCATCGGGAAGATCGCGGTGCCCCAGTCCTGGTTTACCTGGTGCAGGTCGCTGTGGCAGATCCCGGCGTATGCGATGTCGATCAGCACGTCGTCCGGCCGCAGGTCACGGCGCTCGATGGTGGTCGGCGCGAGCGGACCGCCCGGCTGCGCGGCGGCGATGGCGGACGTAGTGGTGGTCATGAATGCCCTCCTGGCACCTCGGAACCGATGTAAGAACCCTCTTACATCGACTAGCGTGGGCCCTGACTTATTCCACCGGGAGACCACGATCGGATGTGACGCGAGCCATGCCGGGCCAGTACCACCACCGCAACCTGCGCGCGGAACTCGTGCGGGTGTCCCTCGAGCTGATCGCGGCGAACGGAGTAGCCGGCTTCTCGGTCGCGGAAGCCGCACGGCGGGCGAAAGTCTCCGCGGCCGCTCCGTACCGGCATTTCCCGGACCGCTCGGCGCTGCTCGCCGCGGTCGCCGCCACCGCCGCGATCCGGCTGCGCGAACTCATCGAGGATGCGGTCACCGGCGAAACCGACGACGGGGCCGCGCTCGCGGTCGTGGCCGCCCTGCACACCCGGTTCCTCATCGACACCCGGATCGGCTTGGACGTCTTCTTCGCCGCCGAACTGGCGGACGCGAAATACGCCGAGCTGCACGACGCCCGGCGCGCGCTGACCGACGTGTCTTTGGTCCGCTGCCTCACCATCGCGCCAGACCCGCTACTGGCGCTGGAGTTGATGGAACAGCTCAACACCCAGGCGCATGGCTACGGCGAATTCTTTCTCAACGGCGTCTACCAGCGGCTCGGCTACCCGGCCGAGCAGGTCGTCGCGAAGTCGCGGCGAGCGGCGCGGATCGTGATCGAGGCATACCGCGCGGGCAGCCCGGCGATCAGCCCGGTGCAGTGGTGACCGCCGAAACCGACGCATGGAGTCCGCGGGCCTCTTGCGGTACTTAGATGCCCTTGCCCCAATGCCACATTGGGTGCATCTGACGCACCCAATGTGGCATTCGGTGCATCTGACGCACCCAATGTGGCATTGGGGGGCGGGGGCCGTTCAGGGAATCGATAGGAGTGGCGCGCGCTTCACCGACGCGGCAGAACTGATCACCGGGCTTGCCTAGCCCGCGGGAAGCGCGCGACGCTGGACCGCGAACCCCCAGCGGGAGGCGTGATGCTCTGCGTGTTCGACGTCAACGAGACCCTGCTCGACCTGTCCGCGCTGGACCGGCTGTTCACCCAGCTCACCGGCACCCCGACGGCCCGGCGAGAGTGGTTCTCGCTGGCGATCCACACCGCGCTCACGGTGACCGCGACCGGCGGCTACCGCGATTTCGCGCAGATCGCCGGTCAAGCCGCGGCTGCAGTCTGCGCGCGGCACGGCCACGAACTCACCGACGCCGAACTGGCGAAGGTCGGCGACGGCCTGCGTTCACTGCCTGCGCACGCGGACGTGGTACCCGGGCTGGACCGGCTGCGCCAGGCCGGGCAGCGGGTCGTCGCGCTCACCAATTCGCCGCTCGCCACCGCCGAGGCGCAGCTGCAGAACGCCGGTCTGGCAACGAAATTCGACCGGATCTTCTCCGCGCAGCAAGTCAGCCGGCTCAAGCCGGCACCGGAGCCGTACCGGCAAGTGCTGCACGCGTACGGAAATCCGGACGCCGCGGTGATGATCGCCGCGCATGATTGGGACATCGCTGGGGCACACGCGGCAGGACTCCGGACCGCGCTGCTCGCGCGTCCCGGAGTCCATCCGCTGCCGGGCGCTCCCGCCGCGACCTACACCGCCGCGACGCTGCCCGAATTGGCCGAGAAAATCGTCAGGAGCTGATCCGGACCAGCATCTTCCCGGTGTTGGCCCCGCTCAGCAGGCCCAGGAACGCCTCCGGCGCGTTGCGGATGCCGTCCACCACGGTCTCCGAGTACTTGATCTCGCCTGCCGCCACCTTCGGGGCGAACTCGGCGACGAAGTCCTTCATCAGGTGCCAGTGGTCGAGCACCAGCAGGCCGCGAATGGTGATCCGCTTCGCGATGATCTGCACCAGGTTGCGCGGCGCGGGCGTCGGCTCGGTGGCGTTGTACTGGGAGATCATCCCGCACACCGCGATCCGGCCGTGCACGTTCATCGAGGCGATCGCGGCTTCCAGGTGCTCGCCGCCGACGTTGTCGAAGTACACGTCGATGCCCTCGGGCGCGGCCGCGGCCAGCTGCTCGGCGACCGGGCCGTCCTTGTAGTTGAACGCCGCGTCGAAGCCGAGCTCCTCGGTCAGGTAGCGGACCTTCTCCGCCGAACCCGCGCTGCCGATCACGCGCTTCGCGCCCTTGAGCCGAGCCAGCTGCCCGACCAGCGAGCCGACCGCTCCGGCCGCGCCGGACACGAAGACGGTGTCGCCCTCCTTGAACTCCGCGCTCACCAGCAGACCGGCGTACGCGGTCAGGCCGGGCATGCCGAGAACCCCGAGGTAGGTCGAAAGCGGCGCGAGCGAACCGTCCACCTTGACCGCGCGGTTGGCGTCGACCACCGCGTGCGTGCGCCAGCCGAGCTGGTGCAGTACGTGATCCCCCGGCTTGAACTGGTCCACGGTGGACTCGACGACCTCGCCGACCGCCCCGCCCTCCATGGCCTCGCCGACCACGAACGGCGCCACGTAGGACTTGGAGTCGTTCATCCGGCCGCGCATCGCCGGGTCGACGCTCATCACCAGATTCCGCACCAGCAGCTGCCCGGGGCCGGGCGTGGGCACCTCGGTGTCGACGACGTCGAAGGTGTCCTGCGTCGGGACGCCGTGCGGGCGGGCGGCGAGCCGGAT
This sequence is a window from Amycolatopsis benzoatilytica AK 16/65. Protein-coding genes within it:
- the purU gene encoding formyltetrahydrofolate deformylase, with amino-acid sequence MVGVSDPQRYVLTFGCPDRTGIIARISGFLADHGGMIAEAAYHTDPDSGWFFTRQVVNADSLPFDAAGLRERFASVADELSAESSWQVLDTGERPRAVVLVSKAGHCLYDLLGRVASGELDVDIAAVIGNHDSLADITRAHGIPFHHVPFPAGDPEGKAAAFAEVAKLVDEHDPNAIVLARFMQVLPAELCAAWAGRALNIHHSFLPSFIGAKPYHQAHTRGVKLVGATCHYVTADLDAGPIIEQDVIRVDHGDSVADLVRKGRDIEKVTLARGLRWHLEGRVLVHGNKTMVF
- a CDS encoding NAD(P)-dependent alcohol dehydrogenase, with the protein product MTTTTSAIAAAQPGGPLAPTTIERRDLRPDDVLIDIAYAGICHSDLHQVNQDWGTAIFPMVPGHEIAGVVAAVGSAVTKYQVGDRVGVGCMVDSCGECEYCRAGSEQFCVKGNVQTYNGVGFDGENTYGGYSQQIVVKDAFVCRIPEGIDLDIAAPLLCAGITTYSPLRRWGAGPGKKVAVVGLGGLGHMAVKLAVAMGAEVTVLSQSLKKQEDGLRLGAKDYYATSDESTFQTLAGRFDVILNTVSAKLPVDAYLSLLRVGGAMVNVGAPGEPLEYNVFSLLGGNRVLAGSMIGGIAETQEMLDFCAEHGVGAEIEKITADQVNEAYSRVEGSDVRYRFVIDVSTIGA
- a CDS encoding TetR/AcrR family transcriptional regulator, which produces MPGQYHHRNLRAELVRVSLELIAANGVAGFSVAEAARRAKVSAAAPYRHFPDRSALLAAVAATAAIRLRELIEDAVTGETDDGAALAVVAALHTRFLIDTRIGLDVFFAAELADAKYAELHDARRALTDVSLVRCLTIAPDPLLALELMEQLNTQAHGYGEFFLNGVYQRLGYPAEQVVAKSRRAARIVIEAYRAGSPAISPVQW
- a CDS encoding haloacid dehalogenase type II produces the protein MLCVFDVNETLLDLSALDRLFTQLTGTPTARREWFSLAIHTALTVTATGGYRDFAQIAGQAAAAVCARHGHELTDAELAKVGDGLRSLPAHADVVPGLDRLRQAGQRVVALTNSPLATAEAQLQNAGLATKFDRIFSAQQVSRLKPAPEPYRQVLHAYGNPDAAVMIAAHDWDIAGAHAAGLRTALLARPGVHPLPGAPAATYTAATLPELAEKIVRS
- a CDS encoding NADP-dependent oxidoreductase; amino-acid sequence: MNAPTSATEIRLAARPHGVPTQDTFDVVDTEVPTPGPGQLLVRNLVMSVDPAMRGRMNDSKSYVAPFVVGEAMEGGAVGEVVESTVDQFKPGDHVLHQLGWRTHAVVDANRAVKVDGSLAPLSTYLGVLGMPGLTAYAGLLVSAEFKEGDTVFVSGAAGAVGSLVGQLARLKGAKRVIGSAGSAEKVRYLTEELGFDAAFNYKDGPVAEQLAAAAPEGIDVYFDNVGGEHLEAAIASMNVHGRIAVCGMISQYNATEPTPAPRNLVQIIAKRITIRGLLVLDHWHLMKDFVAEFAPKVAAGEIKYSETVVDGIRNAPEAFLGLLSGANTGKMLVRISS